A window of Pedobacter lusitanus contains these coding sequences:
- a CDS encoding FAD-dependent monooxygenase, translated as MKVVILGGGIAGLCMGIYLHQHDVDVSVNERQRFTAVGGHAFLMHHDGITVLNELAANSNHPLPGKPVYSFILRDPNGYVITETPLEDWQCFKRTDLLACLNQFLPESRLNNNRVFSHFIYEQNQIVAAQFLNGEREYGDVFIGADGANSVVRHQIFGEVKFESGKVKEVVGIVEHAELAMALQGRFTKFQQKNKGLSFGLIPTTGIEMVWFMQYDPLLDDISEGISERTSGEYHERLSELCHNLLRDFPAEVQTVLKHNDFQTSYIWNTRDFDLLPHFHYQNVVLIGDAAHVALPFTSAGTTNAMLDAKTLSHCILNYSDLSAAFTAYYQSRAESIRAHVTLGRELRDSFLNPSSLGTIPLISNVLK; from the coding sequence ATGAAGGTAGTCATCTTAGGTGGGGGAATTGCTGGATTATGTATGGGAATCTATCTGCATCAGCATGATGTTGATGTAAGCGTAAATGAAAGACAGCGTTTTACAGCTGTTGGCGGACATGCTTTTCTGATGCATCACGATGGGATTACGGTGCTGAACGAACTTGCAGCAAACAGTAATCATCCGCTTCCTGGTAAACCGGTATATTCTTTTATACTGAGAGATCCAAATGGGTATGTAATTACTGAAACACCACTGGAAGACTGGCAGTGTTTTAAGCGGACAGATCTGTTAGCCTGCTTAAATCAGTTCCTGCCTGAATCCAGGTTAAACAATAACCGCGTGTTTTCTCACTTTATATATGAGCAGAATCAAATCGTAGCAGCTCAGTTTCTGAATGGAGAACGGGAATATGGAGACGTTTTTATCGGTGCCGACGGTGCGAATTCGGTTGTTCGTCATCAGATATTCGGAGAAGTGAAGTTTGAATCAGGTAAAGTGAAAGAGGTTGTTGGAATTGTAGAACATGCTGAACTGGCTATGGCTCTTCAGGGTAGGTTTACTAAGTTTCAGCAAAAAAATAAGGGACTGTCATTCGGGCTTATCCCTACAACAGGAATAGAAATGGTGTGGTTTATGCAGTACGATCCATTACTGGATGATATTTCTGAAGGAATCAGTGAGCGGACATCAGGGGAATATCATGAACGGCTCAGTGAGTTATGCCACAATCTTTTAAGAGACTTTCCTGCTGAGGTGCAAACAGTCCTGAAACATAATGATTTTCAGACTAGTTATATCTGGAATACCAGAGATTTTGACCTGCTTCCCCACTTTCACTATCAAAATGTTGTACTGATAGGAGATGCTGCACATGTTGCACTACCTTTCACTAGTGCAGGCACGACCAATGCGATGCTTGATGCGAAGACTTTGTCCCATTGCATATTGAACTATTCAGATTTAAGTGCTGCATTCACAGCATATTATCAATCCAGAGCAGAGAGTATCCGAGCACATGTTACGTTGGGCAGAGAACTAAGAGATTCGTTTCTGAATCCATCTTCTTTAGGGACTATACCTCTCATTAGCAACGTATTAAAATAG
- a CDS encoding response regulator, which produces MKKVYLIDDDDIFVFLTKKTMLKVSENVEVEVFSDGLQAITHLKEIQDKKELLPDIIFLDLNMPVMDGWEFLAEYQEIYSSFVKKNELYIVSSSISPHEMERSKNISEVCEFIIKPLVKEKFLEILENL; this is translated from the coding sequence ATGAAAAAAGTATATCTCATTGATGATGATGATATTTTTGTATTTCTTACAAAAAAAACGATGCTTAAAGTGTCTGAAAATGTAGAAGTTGAAGTTTTTTCAGACGGATTACAGGCAATTACTCATCTTAAAGAAATTCAGGATAAAAAGGAATTATTACCTGATATTATCTTTCTTGATCTGAACATGCCTGTTATGGATGGCTGGGAGTTTCTTGCTGAATATCAGGAAATATATTCTTCTTTTGTAAAGAAAAATGAATTGTATATCGTCTCTTCATCAATCTCCCCACATGAGATGGAACGATCAAAAAATATAAGTGAAGTTTGTGAATTTATAATTAAGCCACTGGTCAAAGAAAAGTTTCTGGAAATTCTGGAAAATTTATAG
- a CDS encoding sensor histidine kinase: MINIPSLRNEADRIAALYVLEILDTGEEQEFDNIVKLAAIIAQAPVSAITFVDKDRIWYKAKLGIELKETSRDNSATDTFPFFVAIPIVVNKNLVIGHLSVAGPVQVTLNQEQHKGLALLAQQVTSLLQLKLPVINNSIKEFYESILNNIPQDIVVFDADHKYLFANPMAIKNEEYRKYIIGKDDFEYGAFRNRDPKIAEARREQFLEVKNTGKAIGWEESQKDPDGNTITFLRRMFPMHDENGNFIMVIGFGIDITERKLLEEKQTMIMEQLAIQNTQLIDFCNVVSHNLRGPLINMAMLAEFIQEAEDAEEQKLLVSKLEPVIENLKSTFNELVESIQIRLDRDIKLDRLNFSTCLQEALDGLYVEIQKAKAKIKVDFEDAPAVLYPHKYLASIFYNLISNAIKYQSPERQLSLNLASKVKEGNIVLTVQDNGLGIDLVKHKDNIFKIGKVFHRHPDAKGLGLFMTKTQVEAMGGKIWVESFPDQGSIFSIEFVNQNMNW; encoded by the coding sequence ATGATTAATATCCCATCACTTAGGAATGAAGCTGACAGAATTGCTGCGCTTTATGTGTTGGAAATTTTGGATACTGGTGAAGAACAGGAGTTTGATAATATCGTCAAACTCGCTGCTATTATAGCGCAGGCACCGGTTTCTGCTATTACTTTTGTAGATAAAGACAGGATCTGGTATAAAGCAAAACTTGGTATTGAGCTGAAAGAAACATCAAGAGATAATTCTGCGACTGATACCTTTCCTTTTTTTGTGGCTATTCCTATAGTCGTCAACAAGAATCTGGTTATCGGGCATTTAAGTGTCGCAGGTCCAGTACAGGTCACATTAAATCAGGAGCAGCATAAAGGTCTTGCATTGCTGGCGCAGCAGGTTACCAGTTTGCTACAATTGAAACTCCCGGTAATTAATAATAGTATCAAAGAATTTTATGAAAGTATCCTGAATAATATTCCCCAGGATATCGTGGTTTTTGATGCCGATCATAAGTATCTTTTCGCTAATCCTATGGCGATTAAGAACGAAGAATACAGGAAATACATTATCGGAAAAGATGATTTTGAATACGGTGCTTTCAGAAACCGTGATCCAAAGATCGCTGAAGCCAGACGCGAGCAGTTCCTGGAAGTGAAAAATACAGGAAAAGCCATTGGCTGGGAAGAAAGCCAGAAAGATCCGGACGGAAATACGATCACTTTTTTACGTAGAATGTTCCCAATGCATGATGAGAATGGAAATTTTATCATGGTTATTGGTTTTGGAATAGACATCACTGAACGTAAACTCCTGGAAGAAAAACAAACCATGATCATGGAACAGCTTGCTATTCAGAATACTCAGCTGATAGATTTCTGTAATGTAGTTTCGCATAATTTGCGGGGGCCATTAATTAATATGGCTATGCTTGCAGAATTTATACAGGAAGCTGAAGATGCTGAAGAACAGAAGTTGCTGGTTTCAAAACTGGAACCTGTAATCGAAAATCTGAAGAGCACGTTTAATGAACTGGTAGAATCTATACAGATCAGACTGGACAGAGATATTAAATTAGACAGACTTAATTTCAGTACCTGTCTGCAGGAAGCCCTTGATGGATTGTATGTCGAAATTCAAAAGGCAAAAGCAAAAATTAAGGTTGATTTTGAAGATGCTCCCGCAGTCTTGTATCCACATAAATATCTGGCCAGTATATTTTATAATCTGATCAGTAATGCTATCAAATATCAATCACCTGAAAGACAGTTGTCTTTGAATCTTGCTTCTAAAGTTAAAGAAGGTAATATTGTACTGACAGTTCAGGATAATGGACTGGGCATAGATCTTGTTAAGCATAAAGACAATATTTTTAAAATTGGAAAGGTATTTCACCGTCATCCTGATGCCAAAGGACTGGGGTTATTTATGACCAAAACGCAGGTAGAAGCAATGGGAGGAAAGATTTGGGTGGAGAGTTTTCCAGATCAGGGATCTATTTTTTCTATAGAATTTGTAAATCAAAATATGAATTGGTGA
- a CDS encoding pyridoxal phosphate-dependent aminotransferase yields MFESHSVNLDLLKKRAFNLRWATVPEGIIPLTAADPDFPSAPEIAESIIRFTKDRYLSYGPPAGLSEFKESVAAYFSGKRKIPAQADFIFPVDSAAFGIYLICKAFLSAGDEAIIFDPVDFLFRYSTEAVGGVAVPFAIPPGSDHVDFDLLEKLITSKTRMICLCNPLNPTGKVFKRDELLKLGEIACKHRLIILSDEIWSDIVYTPYQYTSIASLSEEIRNQTVTVTGFSKSYGLAGLRIGAVMASNQAHYDRLFEVSLHGSTIHGANILSQVAATTALNECGYWLDGFLVHLQKMRDLAVRELNATQGFKCISPEGCYVAFTDITGTGKSSQEIYQLLLDKAKVAVVPGAKEWFGEGAEGFIRMSFATSEEILGEALFNIKTTVNNL; encoded by the coding sequence ATGTTTGAATCCCATTCTGTCAACCTGGATCTTTTAAAGAAACGGGCATTTAATTTGCGTTGGGCTACTGTCCCAGAGGGAATTATACCATTAACAGCAGCCGATCCGGATTTTCCGAGTGCACCTGAGATTGCTGAGTCAATAATTCGATTTACTAAAGATAGATATCTCTCCTATGGTCCTCCCGCTGGATTATCTGAATTCAAGGAAAGTGTCGCTGCTTATTTTTCCGGCAAGCGTAAGATTCCTGCTCAGGCAGATTTTATATTTCCGGTAGACAGCGCTGCTTTTGGTATTTATTTAATCTGTAAGGCTTTTCTTTCGGCGGGTGATGAAGCAATTATTTTTGATCCTGTAGACTTTCTTTTCAGATATTCGACTGAAGCAGTGGGTGGTGTTGCTGTTCCATTTGCTATTCCACCTGGGTCTGATCACGTAGATTTTGATCTTCTGGAAAAGTTAATTACCAGTAAGACCCGTATGATCTGTCTTTGTAATCCATTAAATCCTACCGGAAAGGTTTTTAAAAGAGATGAATTACTTAAACTAGGTGAAATAGCCTGTAAACACCGTCTGATTATTTTATCAGATGAGATCTGGAGTGATATTGTTTATACCCCTTATCAATATACAAGTATAGCTTCATTAAGTGAAGAGATACGAAACCAGACTGTAACCGTTACTGGTTTCAGCAAATCTTATGGTTTGGCTGGTTTAAGGATTGGGGCGGTGATGGCCTCCAATCAGGCGCATTATGATCGTCTGTTTGAAGTTTCGCTTCATGGATCTACTATCCATGGCGCCAATATACTTTCGCAGGTTGCGGCTACTACGGCATTGAATGAATGCGGCTACTGGCTTGATGGTTTTTTGGTGCATCTTCAGAAAATGAGAGATCTGGCAGTCAGAGAACTAAATGCAACACAAGGGTTTAAATGTATTTCTCCGGAAGGATGTTATGTCGCATTTACAGATATTACGGGAACCGGAAAAAGTAGTCAGGAAATTTATCAGCTTTTACTGGATAAGGCTAAAGTTGCGGTAGTACCAGGTGCTAAAGAATGGTTTGGAGAAGGAGCGGAAGGATTTATCAGAATGAGTTTTGCCACTTCAGAAGAGATTCTGGGAGAAGCATTATTTAATATAAAAACTACGGTAAATAATTTATGA